One region of Vespa crabro chromosome 15, iyVesCrab1.2, whole genome shotgun sequence genomic DNA includes:
- the LOC124429670 gene encoding sterol regulatory element-binding protein 1: MTDPGGWPSTQETDFSFQGNDNFNLNEVAGIDDILTNCEKELLKHESLFSDETLLSELEEPMQIDGDIFDFLNLSSSDEFKDFKDTNILEPLNTGNVLSSPETIVNKQQTPPVQDVPPVQPRTRKISVVPPPTVFSSQYTIPQNMNINVQSPVVTLAPVTQQRQLFLPAKLLKTESVVYSNGSQTITSNPVSHQIHTLVNTANGTVLTTGIPVVLDADKVQINRLNTNTHVGVPRVREVKRSAHNAIERRYRTSINDKIIELKNIIAGCDAKLNKSAILRKTIDYIRFLQNSNAKLKAENMSLKLATQRPNIRDLLACGELTPPRSDSSEPSLSPAPAPLSPASPSSVKEEPDVLQNLHTTSKQETGGMRDHTRLTLCGIMFMFLIFNPLGAVMNNVEKFNYKYLNTKLDGRTILDFHESSEIDSRIWSNIFIWFTNMILLIGGLCRLLMYDDPILPTDSKIFLELRRWRRQAEFNISKQEYSQAYRDLHQCLKYFNRSFPLSRTEVFLATTWQVIRQILYKLWLGKWILHLNKYFIGKTERQQAKLSAMEIAIVYQHMLCLHLSEKSKNSTLYLALSAMNYAEAADENMPKALLAEIYVNSALCFKKYLFPFIHKYYLGKARMLLSSCAVPPKLKWIMNDEGARFVATQKWQYGEQSDSEFTSQNSKADPLSFAARAYREHLITQCLRLLTGIAGDSHASTILELARNIIASAEVEACFPSTDKISVAGCEDEVGLWWGAVICAAAAWRLGDEDENVWNIVETKFPYERNFQLCNNSNCSPLPYAVLNVLQAAKHSSKIVSMRLMDQGGIFLEQSIVYYHCKQQSSQNVMLTQLWLCDWLLEIRTVLWQEFDSGLEKTVSNVSLASFQRDLACLRQLCQHMSCILPRVFLYEATARIMAGAAPVKTQILLDRSLHHRNSRSSIICGKDRSQEQNNGEREHAFALCLACRHLPALLLSSPGERAGMLAEAAKTLERIGDRKRLQECYKLMHQLGPAISVN; the protein is encoded by the exons atgactGATCCAGGGGGATGGCCGTCCACTCAGGAaactgatttttcttttcaaggaaatgataattttaatttaaacgaaGTTGCTGGTATAGACG ATATCCTTACAAATTGTGAAAAGGAATTATTAAAACATGAATCTCTCTTCAGTGATGAAACATTACTTTCTGAATTGGAAGAACCTATGCAAATAGATGGAGACATATTTGACTTTTTAAATCTAAGTAGTAGCGATGAGTTTAAGGATTTCAAAGATACCAATATATTGGAACCTCTAAATACTGGAAATGTTTTGTCATCACCTGAAACAATAGTTAACAAGCAACAAACTCCACCTGTTCAAGATGTACCACCTGTACAACCTAGAACTCGTAAAATATCTGTAGTACCTCCTCCTACAGTATTCAGTTCACAATATACTATACcacaaaatatgaatataaatgttCAATCTCCGGTTGTTACATTGGCACCTGTTACACAACAGAGACAATTATTTTTACCtgcaaaattattaaagacaGAGTCAGTCGTTTATTCCAATGGATCACAAACTATTACATCTAATCCTGTATCACATCAAATACATACATTAGTGAATACTGCAAATGGAACAGTATTAACTACTG GAATTCCTGTAGTTTTGGATGCCGATAAAGTTCaaataaatcgtttaaataCAAACACTCACGTAGGTGTACCAAGAGTCAGAGAAGTAAAACGTAGTGCTCATAATGCTATCGAACGACGTTACAGAACATCTATCAATGATAAGATTattgaattgaaaaatattattgctgGATGTGATGCCAAATTGAATAAATCAGCTATATTGAGAAAAACTATTGATTACATAAGATTTCTACAAAATTCTAATGCCAAATTGAAAGCAGAAAATATGTCATTAAAATTAGCAACGCAAAGACCAAACATACGTGATTTATTGGCATGTGGTGAATTAACACCACCACGTTCAGACTCCAGTGAACCTTCTTTATCTCCAGCTCCAGCACCATTATCTCCAGCCTCACCTTCGTCTGTAAAAGAAGAACCAGATGTATTACAAAATCTTCATACAACATCGAAACAAGAAACTGGAGGAATGAGAGATCACACTCGATTGACATTATGTGGTATTATGTTTAtgtttttgatatttaatcCATTAGGAGCTGTTATGAACAATGTTGAAAAGTTTAATTACAAGTATTTGAATACGAAATTGGACGGACGAACTATTCTTGATTTTCatg aaTCGTCTGAAATAGATAGCAGAATATggagtaatatttttatatggttTACAAATATGATACTTTTGATTGGTGGATTATGCAGATTATTAATGTACGACGATCCTATTCTCCCGACTGATAGTAAAATATTCTTGGAACTTCGACGTTGGAGACGTCAGGcagaatttaatatatcaaaacAAGAATACAGTCAAGCGTACAGAGATTTACATcaatgtttaaaatattttaatcgttcgttTCCATTATCACGTACCGAAGTTTTTCTTGCCACTACGTGGCAAGTGATACGACAAATACTTTATAAACTGTGGCTTGGAAAATGGAttcttcatttaaataaatattttattggaaaGACGGAAAGACAACAAGCAAAATTGTCTGCCATGGAGATAGCCATTGTTTATCAACATATGTTATGTTTACATTTATCAGAAAAATCCAAAAATAGTACACTTTATCTTGCTCTTTCTGCTATGAATTATGCAGAAGCTGCGGATGAAAATATGCCAAAGGCACTCTTGGCAGAGATATATGTTAATTCGGCATTATgttttaaaaagtatttatttccatttattcataaatattatttgggTAAAGCACGAATGTTATTGTCTTCGTGTGCCGTACCACCAAAATTAAAATGGATCATGAACGACGAAGGTGCAAGATTTGTAGCTACACAAAAATGGCAATACGGAGAACAATCGGATAGCGAATTTACATCGCAAAATAGTAAAGCCGATCCTTTATCATTCGCAGCACGTGCATATAGAGAACATTTGATTACACAATGTTTACGCCTATTGACTGGCATTGCTGGAGATTCTCATGCTTCTACCATATTAGAATTGGCACGAAATATAATAGCTTCTGCGGAAGTAGAAGCTTGTTTTCCAAGTACGGATAAAATCAGTGTAGCag GTTGCGAAGATGAGGTTGGCCTTTGGTGGGGAGCAGTTATTTGTGCTGCTGCAGCATGGAGATTAGgagatgaagatgaaaacgTTTGGAATATTGTAGAAACGAAATTTCcttatgaaagaaattttcaactctgtaataatagtaattgcaGTCCATTGCCATATGCTGTTCTTAATGTTTTGCAAGCAGCTAAACATTCTTCTAAAATAGTATCAATGCGTCTGATGGATCAAGGAGGAATATTCTTGGAGCAATCCATAGtctattatcattgtaaacAACAATCGTCTCAAAATGTTATG CTTACACAATTATGGCTTTGTGATTGGTTATTAGAGATACGTACTGTTTTATGGCAAGAATTTGATAGTGGATTAGAAAAAACAGTTAGTAATGTATCTCTTGCCAGTTTCCAAAGAGATTTAGCTTGTTTAAGACAGTTGTGTCAACATATGTCA TGCATATTACCAAGAGTATTCCTATACGAAGCTACAGCACGTATTATGGCAGGAGCAGCACCAGTAAAAACTCAGATTTTACTGGATCGTAGTTTACATCATAGAAATTCACGTTCTTCTATTATTTGCGGTAAAGATAGATCCCAAGAACAGAATAATGGTGAAAGAGAACACGCATTTGCATTATGTTTAGCATGTCGACACTTACCAGCTTTATTATTGTCTTCACCTGGTGAACGTGCTGGTATGCTTGCAGAAGCTGCCAAAACTCTTGAAAGAATTGGCGATAGAAAACGACTTCAGGAATGTTACAAATTAATGCATCAACTTGGCCCAGCTATTTctgttaattaa